The genomic DNA AAACTTGCTCGATAAGACCCCGGTCAGCTCCACGAAATACACGCCATCGAGAAATGAATCGGTGCATTCCCTAGCGGCTTTGATTGCGACTCGAGTTTTGCCGATGCCACCCGGTCCGACGATGGTCAAGAGGCGGCAAGAAGGATCCATGAGTCGGCGCGACAATTCGGCGAGCTCGGCCTCACGGTCGACGAGTGGAGTCGTCTCGACTGGCAGATGAGGCGGGGATGCGGATTCAGCTTGGCGAATTCTTTGGTAGAGCTGCGAGGTCTCTTCCGAGGGCTCGATCCCCAGTCCCTGGGCCAGCTCTTGTCGGCAGCTCTGGTAGTGCGCCAGGGCAGCAGTTCGTTGCCCGCTTCGAGCCAGCAAACGCATCAACTCCCTGTGAGCCTCTTCGCGCCAGGGTTCCATTCTGACGAGTCGCCTCGTGTAGTCCAAGGCCCGATGGATATCTTGGTTGCGACTGCAGTAGCTTCCGAGATCTCCCAGGATTCGAATCATGCGATCGCGCCAGTGCTGCCGCTCTCTAGCGAGCCACACTTCGAGCTCGGGGCAGTCGTCGATGGTGAAACCAGCCATGAAGTCGTTTCGGTAGAGGTCGACGGCCTCGGCGAGTTGTTTGGCCTCGTTCTTGCCCGCCAGCTCGTCGAAAGCGTCCAAATCGAGCCAGCAGCGCGAGCCTCCCTGCCACTGGATGGAACGACGATTCGTCGCCAAACAGCCGGGCATCAGGGACGCGAGATTGTGCAGAACGCGGCTCAAGTTGCCGAGTCCGCGCGCTTCGGGCTTGTCGCACCAGAACATG from Vicinamibacteria bacterium includes the following:
- a CDS encoding bacterial transcriptional activator domain-containing protein, with amino-acid sequence MGTLRLHLLGPVRVERRGMPVRGFESRKALGLLCYLAAERQPLSRAHLADMFWCDKPEARGLGNLSRVLHNLASLMPGCLATNRRSIQWQGGSRCWLDLDAFDELAGKNEAKQLAEAVDLYRNDFMAGFTIDDCPELEVWLARERQHWRDRMIRILGDLGSYCSRNQDIHRALDYTRRLVRMEPWREEAHRELMRLLARSGQRTAALAHYQSCRQELAQGLGIEPSEETSQLYQRIRQAESASPPHLPVETTPLVDREAELAELSRRLMDPSCRLLTIVGPGGIGKTRVAIKAARECTDSFLDGVYFVELTGVLSSKF